The DNA segment AAGAGGAAGGTAAAATTGCGTGTGTGGGGGTGTGTCGCCTGTGGGTTTGCGTTTTTTGCATCGTGTGTTTGGCTGCCTGGTTCCCTGCCTCCGGAGGGGGGAGCTTCACCTGTTGCCTCTTGTGGGGGAACCTCCAGAGGAGCCCTCAGTTCTCCCAGCTCACTGGATGACAAAAGTCAGGCGGAGCCTagaaccaaaacacaaaacaaaacaacaaacaaaagcaacaacaaaaatctccccccccaaaaaaaaacaaaaacaaaacaaaacaaccctctcCAGCCACCAGAAATCACCAGGAGCTTGGCGCCCACCGAGGCACAGTCTGGGCAAGGGTAAGGCTGTTCCCAGGTCTGTGCTCCTCCACCTTACCCCAAGAGGGGACGGACCAGACTGCCTGTAGAGAGGAGGTGCCAGTAGACACCTCCTTCTGTCCCCGGACGCCCATGTAGGCGGGCCTGGGCCTGCGTGTGCGTGcggtgtggtatgtatgtgagtgtgtgtgtgagtgtgtgtgtgtgtgtgtgtgtgtgtgtgtgtggtgtctctcaTGCAAACCCTCCCTCCCCAAACCGAACCCCCCAACAGTTTGCCATTCCATACAAATTTGGAAACAGGTTTTTAGAAAACAGTATGACGCACAACGGGACAGGGCGGGAGGAGGGCAGTGGCACTGGGGTTCCAAATCTCCGAGTCATTGATTGTAAGAAACTGGGGGGAGGGGCGGTGCGGGCCCCCACTTCACCAAAGTGCACAGATCCGCGCGTGGGCGGGGCAGCCAGCGGACCCAAGGAGCATCCCGGGTCCGGCTGCTAGGCTCAGTCAGAACCTCCTTGCATAGAtatttgtgtctttttaaaaattattattggtagtattttttattattattatttgcctTTTATTGCTTCTAAAAGTTCTTACTGCGTTTTCTCTCCGATCCGGACTCTGAGTTCGGCCTCCGTTGcctctcagcttttttttttcctttttctatttttttccttttgtatgtttgttttcttttttttaaaaagggaaaaggaaaaatggtTCTAGTTACAAATTGGCTtggcctctctctttcctctcaatccacatcccctcccaccaaaataaaaaataaaaaacgcGGAGATTCGTGTTGGGGTGAAGGCGTTTGGGCGCCCTGGCTTTGGCCTCTTCGAGAAGGAAGAGATACCAACTCTTTTCGGCCTGGGCAGCTCTGTGcctgtttttttaaagtaaccaTAAGTGGAGGAGACACTATCCCCGAAACTCAGCAGCCCCTTACCAACTGCCTCTGGCCTGCTGGGAGGCGGGGAGAGAAAACCCAAGTTTGGGAATGTGGAGGGAGTCTCCTGGGAGGGCCTGGCGGGAGGTCCCCAGAGATGCTCtccaggagagaagggaggaggaagcccgctggggagagagagaaggcgaGTCCCCAGAGGCAAACGAGGCCCCTGGGACGGGCCACCCACAGGTAAGAGACCACGCCGCTCTGGAGAGCTGCAGAACCGGCGGCCCGCGCCCCGCGCGCCCGGCGCTGGAGTCCGTGGGAGCCCCTGAGCTCGTGGGGCTGGGGCTAGGGGGCCGgacaaaggcaaagaaaaagagaggtCGGCGCGAGGTCTCAGTTATGGAAAAACGCGTTGAGCTCCTCGTACATGGGGCCCCGATCGTGGTGAAGGTGCATATCGTAAGACAAGAGATTCTCCGAGTGGACGCCCCCGCGCACGGCCGACGAGCCGAAGACCAGCCCGTGGCCCGCGGGCCGGGAGCCGGGCAGCGCCGAGTAGTGCATAGAGTAGTGGTAGCTCTTCTCGTGATCGGGGGACGAGTCCTGCTTGAGCGAGAAGTTGCCGTTGAGACAGAGCGGGGGACTGAGCGGACCCTCGTACTCGGAGCTGTTGTAGTCCGGGCTGGCGCCGCCGCCACCCGCCGCCGCGTACAGCGTCTCGTAGGCGGCGCAGTAGCCGTGGGTCCGCAGGGCGTGCGCCGCGCCTCCGCCCAGGCCGCCGGCCGCCTGGCACTGTGCGCCTGCTAGGCGCGAGCACGGGTACGGGTACGGATGCATGGCGAACGGGCCACCCGAGCCGTGAAAGCGGCCGGCGCCGTCCGCGCCCTGCTCCGTGAGGAAGTTACGAGAGTTCAGCTGCAGGCAGCCGGCCACCAGATTCGTGGTGGGCTGTGACAGCCCCTTGCACAGAGTCTGCACGTAGGACACCAGATCCGGCCGCTTCCCGGAGCGCAAGATCTCCGAGAGAGCCCAGATGTAGTTCTTGGCCAGGCGCAGCGTTTCGATCTTGGACAGCTTCTGCGTCTTGGAGTAGCAGGGCACCACCTTGCGCAGGTTGTCCAGCGCCGCGTTCAGGTCGTGCATGCGGTTGCGCTCCCGCGCGTTGGCCTTCTGTCGCCGCAGCTTGGAGCGCTCCAGGCGCGCCTTGGTCATCTTGCGTTTCTTCGGCCCGCGCTTCTTGGGCCGCTCGCCTTCCGCCTCGTCtagtccttcctcctcctcctcttcctcctcctcctcgccgCCCAGCTCTCCTTCCTCCTTGACCTCAGCCAACGTGGGTTCAGGGACCTCTTCTCCACGAAGAGACACTGGCTTGGTGGCCCGAGCGGGTCCTGGAGCCCCTGACCCTGGAGCAGGAGGAGGCTGCGGCGGCGCGTCGCCCTTGTCGCTCCTCGGCTCGTCGTCGTCGCCGTCGCCCCAGCTGGCGAACTTGGGCACGTCCGAGAGGAGGCCGGGCTCGCTGAACAGGCGGGTCAGCATGGTGCCTGAGGGCGCCCCGGGGGCGGAGAGACAAACAGCACAGAGTGAGGGGCACACCCGGGTCACCACGGCCCCCCAACCCGCCTCCACCCCCCAAGTCTCGGTGCGCGCTTCAGCTCAGAGACCCCCGATGCCCACCACGTTCCGCTGCCCCGCCCAGAGCCGGCCCAGCCCTGCCCGGCTGCCGGTGGGGGACCGCGGCCCAGGCCCTCGCCCGGAAGCCCGGCTCCGGCTCCGCCCCTGGTCGGGAAGAAAGCTGCTCCGGGGCTGTGTCGGGGTCCCAGAGAGCGTGGCTGGGTGGGGGGTTAAGGGATCAGGTCCTTCTTCCCGGGGAGGCGGTGCTCTCGCCCAAAAGCCAGCTCTCTCCGGGTGATGGAGAAAAGCTGGGCGGCTGCCGTGGGGACAGCTGCCCCGTTCCTCCCCTCCGCGGTCCCGGCCCCTCGGCCTGGCTCCCCAAGCCCTCCGGTGCCTCTCACCCCCACGCTCCCTAATCCAATTTGCAAGTTGGCCACGCGCCGCCCCCGGCCCGGCCCCCACCCCCGCAGCCCCAATTCCAGACGCCGGAGCACCGTCTCCTCTAGCTGCTGCGCACGGGTCTCCCGGAGCCGGCTCTGGTGGCGGGGACTGAAGAAGCCCGGCGTGGGGAGAAGACCCCAAAGTGAACCATGTTCGTCTCCCTTGCGGTCAGGGACCCTCTTCCCCTCTTcaaactccctccctcccacacgtCTCTACAGATCTCGTTGTATTTTGAGATCCATGGGGGGAAATctaaatttatttgtttgcttatcttttttggtgGTGGGGAAAGGTCGCAGGTTCCTTCGGGACAGTCGTGGGGGGGGTTCCTATCTTCGCTTCTTCGTGCGCCTCATGACCCTTCCCCCCAGCCCATCCTAGGCATACCATTTCCCTCTGCAGCCCCTTAAGCTGCGGCCCCAATGGGAGAGAGAACCCGGGGCGCCCCTGCTGCCCACCCCGTAAGGGGGTAGGGTCCCAGGAATAGGAGAACTGGGGGGACTTCCATGTCCGAAGCAGCGCCCCCTCCCATAGCAGGTCAGCTCTAGCTCCCTCTCGGACAACTTACCTCAGAGAGGAGtcaaggggagaggggaggggagggggaggggggcaagagagagaggggggagaagaggaATCTTCTCGCTTATTTCATTGTTCCCCCATCTTCAGGGAGCGGGGGCAGCGGTTCCTCAAGGCGGCGGGCGCCGGCGTCTTCAGAGCGCCATGCGAGCCGCGGAGCGAGTGTGGCATCTCTACCAGGCGGGGTACCAGCCTCTATGCCAGGCCATATGGGCTTGGCACGTCACGGGCAGCAGCTATCACATGAGAGACGGTGATTGGCATGCGTCTGCATTGGGGGAGAGCCGGCTCCCCCGGGACCCGCCGCCATCTGTCACTCtctactccaaaaaaaaaaaaaaattaaataaataaaggaaataaataaatatctctgCCGCCCTCCCCTCCCCGCCCAACGCAGGAAAAGCAGAGAttgagagggaggtgggaggactTGCCCCCCCCAGCTATAGAGCCCCCCACATGGGAACAATGGGGTGGCAAGTCTGGGAATTGGCGGTTTGTGGTGCTGGGCCAATTTAGGGCTCTCTCTAGGGTCTTGATCTGTCCATTTCCCTGTCCCCAGGTCCCTAAGGTGGGTCAGGACCAGACCCTGGGGTGTGGAAAAGGGACCTCAGTGCTTATTGCCACTCCCCAAGAGAGTCCTCTCCACCACAAAGGGACAGCTGAGGCCTCCTTCCAGGGTGGGTGTGGGGGGCATCCCTGGCCCAAGCCCCATAGGTAGATGCTGGCACCATGCCATTCCTCATCCctgtctgcccctcccccacccaccctcacGCACACACAACATATGTGGCTGAACAAAATTCAAACcaagggaaagacagagaaagggaaagattTGCCTGCCTGGgtgtctgtgcctctctctctctctctctctctctctctctctctctctctctctctctctctctctgtgtgtgtgtgtgtgtgtgtgtacatgtgtgtatatctgtggaGTCATCATCacataggagatctttccttGGGTGTTGAGCCCAAATGTATGGTGGGGAGGGATTTGGAGATGAGCTGTGTGTCCCCCATCTGGGTTAAGGTGAGCACAGGTCTGGATTCCTAAGCCAGaagccctcttcctcctcctccccctcctcctcttcatcctcctcttcttcttcctcctcctcctcctcttcttcctcctcttcctcttcctccagtcATTAAGGCCTTGCTACCCCTGATCATTGCCAGGTAGGCCACCCACTGGCGCCTCTCTCCTGGCCTTCTGATTTGGTTAGCTGAAGGAAGGATATGACTGCTTGTAGACTGCTTAGAGTTCCTAGATGGGACCCAAACATTCTCCCACTTCTGTCACAAAGGCCACAGACATTAACCCCAGCAGTCACAGGAGAGGCCAGAGTGGGGGGCGGCCAGACAGGTGTCTTGCTAGGGTAGGAAATGGATGCTTTATTTTGCAGTTCCCCTCTCAAGGTTCCTACTGTGTCAGACACAGAGGTAAAGGGCACAGGTTAAAGGAAGGAGCTTGCCACATGCCCACCCTCCCATCCCTGTTCCTCACTCTGGTGCAGAAAATGGAAACACAGCCCTATTCAAAGAGACAACCTGTGAGTGAGACAAGTACTTGCAGGTGTAGAGACCTTTGCCCACACTGGATTCAGGCAGGTGCTGTTTTCAGGCCTAAATTTCTTATCTGTCCCTTGACTTACCTGTGCACACCCAACTTTGGCTCATACATTCAGATGCCAGCCACATGGACCGCACAAAGAAAGACCGCACCAAATCTCCCAATCCAAGTGGATGCCCTCTGATCTTACCTAGATAAGACTTCTCAAGGGAGTCTTGAGCTGATAAGACAAGAATTTGATGTTCAGACTGAACAGAGAGACACATGCTGGCTTGAAAGGCCCTGAGAAAGGCAGCATGAAGCCTGGAGGCTTGGAGGCCAGGAGCTCAAAGAAGGTCTGAAGGCCAGgtatttcctcttccttccacagAAGACTGTGCAGGGAAATGGGTATAACTAGGTACCCAAGAGGGGGAGCAAGTTGAGACTAGGACCCAGGGCCCTTCCACCAACCCTGTTGCCTTGGTGGTCACCAAGAACAAGAAGTCCTTTAGAGGCTCTGCAACCAGGAAGCTGGACCCTACCTAAGTCACATGGCCTGACCCTGAGGATGGGATCTTAGCAGAGGCAGAAGTAAAACCATGATCATTACTAGGTCTGGGGTTGGCTTGCCAGGATACCTCCAGTTTGGGGTATAATTTCAAGGGCTTTCCTGACTGTGTCTCCTTTAATCCCCTGACTGTGTGGTGTTTTGACCccccccctctcacacacacacatacacatacacacacacacacacacacacacacacacacacgtaatatgAGCTTCTGATTCTTGGTCGACTCTGTTCACCtgtttgtcattttgttttgtttttgaaatgggGTCTCATTAGGTACTCTTGGCTATCTTAGAAACTACtgtatagaccaggatggccccAAATTCACTTtcgccttcagagtgctgggattaaaagcatgcaccttCACTTTGTAAAAGAAAATGCTGACTTGCAGGCTGAGGATTTAGTGTCAAGGTTGGGTGCTTGCCTGAAGagcccaaagccctgggtttgaatcccagcacaaACAGAGGAACTTTGAGATCTTCTTCTCAGTCTTAGTTCCCTATCTATAAATGTTAGTCTGCCCACTTTATAGGGATGCTGGCTGGCACAAATAGGTTAATGAGCTTAGCATAGGGCCAACAATAAAATAACCTTCCCATAAATgccagcttttatttatttatttattttaaagattgatttatttattttatgtatgagagtTCTATTttcatgtacacctgcatgtcaGAAGGGGCATCAGAACccagtggttgtgagctaccacatggctgctgggaactgaactcaggacctctggaagagcatccaatgcccttaaccactgagccatctctccagtctgccaGGTTTTATTATTAAGACACTGCTCAGGACAGTGGTGGTCCACActtttggtcccagcactcaggaggcagaggcagaaggatctctgtgaatttgaggctagcctggtctacagagtgagttccagggcagtcagggttacacagagaaacccctgtctaggaaaaaaaaaaaaaaacaagcaaaaaggacATTTTGTAActtgttttttaatattaatcTCTTGCATATGATCCCCAGTTGGAACGTTTTgtctacaaagaatcaaaattttTGTTAAATTAGTGGGTGAATGTacgaatgaatggatggatgaaaggTAGCCCCTGCCTCCTCCCTGTACCAAGGACTAGGTTACGCCCACTGAGGTCTGATGGGGTCCTCTGGGTGTGAGACAAAACCTTGTTTAGGAGAGGGAACACTCTGTAGGGCTACCTATCCCTCTGTCCCTTGGTCTCTCATGTCTGTTCTCTAGATTTGAGGGGCCTCCTTAAGCTCCTGCAGGGGAAGGCTTGAGGTAGGGGGCTGGGTGGTCAGGCCTGGGGTACAGAGAACTTGATCCCTCTGAACCCGTCTCCTgacccttcttttcctccttcagaAAAAAAACGGAACAAGTTTTTCTCACTCGACACATTTCAACTTTATCTTTTTTAGAAGATACAATAAAAACCAGGGGGAAACTGGAACAGAGGGAGGTGTAGGATGGGCCTGCCTCAGACATGAGCTCGAAAGAGGTACAACACGTGTgtccacatacacacaagcaggcATTAGCACGCTGGGACATGCTCGCTCCTCTCTGTACTCAGAGATGCAGTgacggagagagagaaagagccagaaatggaaggaaggagacgAAAGGAGAAGGACACCCAGAGATGCCATCTGTTCCTCCCCGTGGCATTGGGGGAAGGGAGTTGGTGAGGGGCCTGGTCCCCTCCAGGTCTCTGAGAGGCAAAGGAGAGTGGCAGGCACTTCAGCCAGGCCTGGAAGACTTCCATTTCTGCTGCCCACACCTCAGGGTGGGAGCCCGGAGCTGGGGGCCTGAGGTTCCCATGGAGACATAGCCCCATCCCACGGGAGGCCACAGTCTGGGCACCTAAAATGGCTGCCTCAGAGGGGCAGCGGCCATTTTGTTTCAGCTGGGACCTGAGGGGCAGGGGTGAGAGGGCTGAGGTAAGcatgggggaggagagagacagggcAGAGGGTGGCAGGGAGGAGACCGGTCATTCCTGAACAGACTAGGGGAATCTTTC comes from the Rattus norvegicus strain BN/NHsdMcwi chromosome 10, GRCr8, whole genome shotgun sequence genome and includes:
- the Neurod2 gene encoding neurogenic differentiation factor 2 isoform X1; this translates as MLTRLFSEPGLLSDVPKFASWGDGDDDEPRSDKGDAPPQPPPAPGSGAPGPARATKPVSLRGEEVPEPTLAEVKEEGELGGEEEEEEEEEEGLDEAEGERPKKRGPKKRKMTKARLERSKLRRQKANARERNRMHDLNAALDNLRKVVPCYSKTQKLSKIETLRLAKNYIWALSEILRSGKRPDLVSYVQTLCKGLSQPTTNLVAGCLQLNSRNFLTEQGADGAGRFHGSGGPFAMHPYPYPCSRLAGAQCQAAGGLGGGAAHALRTHGYCAAYETLYAAAGGGGASPDYNSSEYEGPLSPPLCLNGNFSLKQDSSPDHEKSYHYSMHYSALPGSRPAGHGLVFGSSAVRGGVHSENLLSYDMHLHHDRGPMYEELNAFFHN